In a genomic window of Chrysemys picta bellii isolate R12L10 chromosome 1, ASM1138683v2, whole genome shotgun sequence:
- the LOC101934321 gene encoding olfactory receptor 51G2-like: MSAVNDTNFNSAVFLLTGIPGQEDVHLWISIPFCLVYVISIVGNSVILFIVKTDPSLHEPMYIFLSMLAVTDLGLSIATIPTILGVFLFNSRRISLDACFAQLFFIHSLSFIESSVLLLMAFDRFVAIRDPLRYASVLTPPRIAKMGLVFMLRSVALIFPLPFLLKRFRYCRANVLSHSYCLHQEVMKMACSDITVNSVYGLFIIVFTVGLDSLLIFLSYVMILKTVLSIASRAERLRALNTCVSHLCAVLVFYTSLISLAVIHRFGNSSSHLLQIFVGYVYMLVPPLINPIVYSMKSKHLRARIIRVFIK; the protein is encoded by the coding sequence atgtcagctgtcaatgacaccaacttcaactctgcagtgttccttctcaccgggatacctgggcaggaagacgtccatctctggatctctatccccttctgcTTAGTTTATGTTATTTCGATagtaggaaattcagtcattctgttcattgtaaaaacagatccaagcctccatgagcccatgtacattttcctttccatgttggccgTCACAGACCTTGGCTTATCAATAGCCACCATACCGACAATACTGGGCGTATTCTTGTTTAACTCTAGGAGAATCAGCCTTGATGCCTGTTTTGCCCAGCTCTTCTTCATCCACTCACTTTCATTCATTGAATCCTCTGTGCtcttgttgatggcctttgaccgctttGTCGCGATCCGTGACCCGCTGAGATATGCTTCTGTCTTAACTCCACCGAGAATAGCTAAAATGGGACTGGTGTTTATGTTAAGATCAGTGGCCCTAATATtcccactcccctttctcctgaaaCGGTTCCGATACTGTCGagccaatgtcctctcccattcctactgcctgcACCAGGAGGTCATGAAGATGGCTTGTTCGGACATCACAGTCAACAGTGTCTATGGCTTGTTCATAATTGTCTTCACAGTGGGGTTGGACTCATTGCTCATTTTtctctcttatgtgatgatcctcaaaacagtgctgagcatcGCGTCCCGCGCAGAGCGCCTCAGGGCCCTAAACACCTGCGTCTCCCACCTCTGCGCCGTCCTGGTCTTCTATACATCATTGATCAGCCTGGCTGTGATACACAGGTTTGGAAATAGCTCTTCTCACTTGCTTCAGATTTTCGTGGGCTACGTCTACATGCTGGTCCCGCCCCTGATTAATCCAATTGTGTACAGcatgaaaagcaaacaccttcgtgcGAGGATTATCAGGGTGTTCATCAAGTGA
- the LOC103307091 gene encoding olfactory receptor 51G2-like yields MSTVNDTNFNSVVFLLTGIPGQEDVYLWISIPICLMYVISIVGNSVILFIIKTDPSLHEPMYILISMLAITDLGLSLSTMPTILGIYLFNSREISLDACFAQLFFIHSFAKFESSVLLLMAFDRFIAISNPLRYAAILIPPRIAKMGLVLVLRVVATSIPYPFLLKRFRFCRDNILSHSYCLHQDAMKLACADITVNYIYGLSDELLTMGLDSLLIFLSYVMILKTVLSIASHEECLRALNTCVSHLCAILLFYTPDIGLAMIHRFGNSSSHLLQIVLGYFYLLVPPMINPIVYSVKSKHLRERIIRAFVK; encoded by the coding sequence ATGTCAACTGTCAATGACACCAACTTCAACTCTGTAGTGTTCCTTCTCAccgggatacctgggcaggaagaCGTCTACCTGTGGATCTCTATCCCCATCTGCTTAATGTATGTTATTTCGATagtaggaaattcagtcattctgttcattataaaaacagatccaagcctccatgagcccatgtacattttgATTTCCATGTTGGCCATCACAGACCTTGGCTTATCGCTATCCACCATGCCGACGATACTGGGCATATACTTGTTCAACTCTAGGGAGATCAGCCTCGATGCCTGTTTTGCCCAGCTCTTCTTCATCCACTCGTTTGCAAAATTTGAATCCTCCGTGCTGttgttgatggcctttgaccgcttcatCGCAATCTCTAACCCACTGAGATATGCTGCCATCTTAATTCCACCGAGAATAGCCAAAATGGGACTGGTGTTAGTTCTCAGAGTGGTGGCCACTTCAATCCCATACCCCTTTCTCCTGAAACGGTTCCGATTCTGTCGAGACAATatcctctcccattcctactgcctCCACCAGGATGCCATGAAGCTGGCTTGTGCGGATATCACAGTCAACTACATCTATGGGTTGTCTGATGAACTCTTAACGATGGGGTTGGACTCActgctcatcttcctctcttatgtgatgatactcaaaacagtgctgagcatcGCGTCCCACGAGGAGTGCCTgagggccctgaacacctgcgtcTCCCACCTCTGCGCCATCCTGCTTTTCTATACACCAGACATCGGCCTGGCTATGATACACCGATTTGGTAACAGCTCTTCTCACTTGCTTCAAATAGTCCTGGGCTATTTCTACCTGCTGGTCCCACCCATGATCAATCCAATCGTGTACagtgtgaaaagcaaacaccttcgtgaGAGGATAATCAGGGCATTTGTCAAGTGA